The genomic region TGGTCAACCTGTCCAGCCAGGTGATCGGCATCAACACGCTGGCCGCGGTCGACCAGGAGACCAACGGCAGCGCCGCCCCGGGGATCGGCTTCGCGATCCCGAGCGCCACCATCACCAGCATCGCCGACCAGCTGATCAAGGACGGCAAGGTCACCAACTCGGGCCGAGCCGCCCTGGGCATCAGCGCCCGGACCTTCTACGGCAGCGACTACAAGCCGGCCGGTGTGCTGATCGTCGGCACCACCCCGAACGGCCCGGCCGCCTCGGCCGGACTGCAGGCCGGGGACGTGATCACCAAGGTGGGCGACACCCCGGTCACCTCGCTCAGCTCGCTGACCACCGCGCTCGCCTCGCTCTCGCCGGGCAGCAAGACCACAGTCACCTATGACCGCGGCGGCCAGACCAAGACCGCCGACGTGACCCTGGGGACGCTCGGCCCCTGACCCCGCGTCGGGGAGCCGACCAGAGCAGGTCCGGTGGCGGCGCACCGCGCAAGGGTCTGCCGCCACCGGACCGTCGTACCGGGCGCGCCGTGATGGCGCCGGCTAGCCGGTGACGGCCCGGGCGGTGCGGGTGCGCCAGGGCAGTTCGACGGTCACCGTGGTGGGCCCGCCCTCGGGGCTCTCCACCAGGAAGACCCCGTCCACCGCCCGCACCCGCTCGGCCAGACCGGCCAGCCCGCCGCCCGGGCGGAACCCGCCGCCGGGCGCGGTGGCCCCGCCCCGTCCGTCGTCCGCGATCTGCAGCATCAGACGGTCGGCGGAGCGCCAGGCGTCCACCGTGGCGGAGCGGGCGCCGGCGTGCTTGGAGGTGTTGGTGAGCAGCTCGCTGACGGTGAAGTAGGCGATCCCCTCGACCGCGGAGTCCGGCCGCTCGGTGCTGCCGTCGGGGCCGGAGAGGTCCACCCGGACGGTGACCCCGCCGGGCACGGTGCAGCGGGCGGCCACCGCGGAGAGCGCGGCGTCCAGCCCGCGGTCGGTCAGCACCGCCGGGTGGATGCCCCGAGCCAGGTCGCGCAGCTCCTGCAGGGCCAGCTTCACCTCGCCGTGCGCGGCGTCCACCATCTTGGCGGCCGAGGCCTGCTCCGCGGTCAGCTCGGTGTCCAGCAGCTTCTCCTTGGCCAGGCCGAGGTCCATGGCCAGCGCCACCAGCCGGGCCTGGGCGCCGTCGTGCAGGTCGCGCTCGATCCGGCGCAGGTCGGCGGCGGCGGTGTCGACCACCGCGCCGCGGTCGTCCTCCAGCTCGCGCACCCGGACCGAGAGCGCGTTGGGGCAGAGCAGCAGCTCCACCAGCAGCCGGTGGGCCACCGCCAGGTACCGGACCACGAACGGCAGCAGCGGCCAGCCGATGATCAGGAAGACCAGGGTGACGGTGAAGGTGATCACGCCCCAGGGGAGTATCAGCACGCAGTACAGCGCGGAGCGCCAGCTGAGCCCGTCGGCCAGGGTGGCGAGCACCATGGCGGTGGTGCCGGGCCGAGCCGGTGCCAACGGCTCGGGCTCCTCGACCTGGGCCGCCAGGCTGGCCCGGGCCCGGCGCCGGGACAGCGCGCCCAGCCGGCGGGACCCGCGCAGCCCGAGGGCGAGCAGCGGCAGCCCGACCACGGTGACGCTCAGCGCCGCGCCGACCGAGAGCGTGACCACGGTGAAGACGAAGGTGGCGATGCCGAAGGGCAGTCCGACCAGGTGGTGACGGACCTCGCGCCACATCTGAGCGCCGTAGAGCGGCCGGGCTTTCATCGGGTGCGGTCCCCTAACAATCGGCGGGCAGTCGGTCGGCAGGCGGTGGGCGGTCGGTCGGCAGGCGGTGGGCAGGCGGTCGGCAGGCGGTGGGCGGTCGGTCGGCAGGCGGTGGGCGGTCGGTCGGCAGGCGGTGGCTCGGGAGGCTGGCGATACCAAGCTTGGCGGGTGCCGATCGCCCTGTGCACTGGGGGTGGGCCCACTCTTCTGCGGGGGTTAACCCCACCCCCCTAGGTGTCCACCAGGTGTCTTGCGGGTCGGGCAGGGGTGCCGGGTGGGACAGCGGTGGTCTTAGACTCACGCCATAACGAGGTTATGGATGTGTAAAACCTGCTGGAGGCGAACGCATGGAGGGGCCCTGGGCCGCAACCCTCGCGGCCGACCCCGCGCTGGGCAGTGGCTACTTCAACGCCTACGCCGCGGTGGGTCTGCTCGCAGTGGTCGGCGTGCTCTTCGTCGCGGTGTCGTTCACCGCCAACCGGCTGTTGCGCCCGGCGATCTACTCGCCGGAGAAGCTGCTCACCTACGAGTGC from Kitasatospora azatica KCTC 9699 harbors:
- a CDS encoding sensor histidine kinase, coding for MKARPLYGAQMWREVRHHLVGLPFGIATFVFTVVTLSVGAALSVTVVGLPLLALGLRGSRRLGALSRRRARASLAAQVEEPEPLAPARPGTTAMVLATLADGLSWRSALYCVLILPWGVITFTVTLVFLIIGWPLLPFVVRYLAVAHRLLVELLLCPNALSVRVRELEDDRGAVVDTAAADLRRIERDLHDGAQARLVALAMDLGLAKEKLLDTELTAEQASAAKMVDAAHGEVKLALQELRDLARGIHPAVLTDRGLDAALSAVAARCTVPGGVTVRVDLSGPDGSTERPDSAVEGIAYFTVSELLTNTSKHAGARSATVDAWRSADRLMLQIADDGRGGATAPGGGFRPGGGLAGLAERVRAVDGVFLVESPEGGPTTVTVELPWRTRTARAVTG